In the genome of Lathyrus oleraceus cultivar Zhongwan6 chromosome 4, CAAS_Psat_ZW6_1.0, whole genome shotgun sequence, the window tccatttgtctaagatcaagtcaatagtccacacaatttttttaaggacttttgttgttattatgtacattaatggtcaaagaccacacaaacaaacaaagtatacgCAAAATGGAATATATgacacaatatggtccaagtcgacaaagtgaaaattgcattaacataaacaattagaatggtatgaataatggcaaatgaataaagactaaaattaaatgacattaaagtaaatggcttgaaattaaaagttagttgttaatgagttagaagttagtattgttttgcttttgcttttcatttttaagtcattctttggagaacactcaacccacttatcacaagcatggatccttgaaccaagacatcttccaaaaggaagtaaaaaaggccaagtttccacacaataccatgaaagaggggagacttacaatctcactaactagaatgctatgccttttttgtgtcacaaatttagcgctatgttaagcaatcgtaattggacttatgtagaagtcacaagtatttgaggtcgggcaatagaattttggtgttaatgcatgttaaagacgtagtataatggactatgctcatgagacataccacacacaaaaagaatatgcaaaagaggtggtcTAATCTTATTCATACgtatgttgatttttcaatcaattagccttaggactttgagatatcataggccaaatgagatgaatgcataaagaatgggaatgagatgaagaaggtggggaatggatcaaaactcaaattggtcaaaggaggacttttaccaaattaatatcatccattcattttgggatatggaatgtacattccatcaatcccctaaatccaatgagattaacttgacaaagtcaaatcaaccttgaccaaggcccaacaacaagagtcaaacttatacaattcatcacaattggtcaacataattaattgccatttattcaaattaaaaagactaaaataacacatttaaattaaatatggtttgtcaaattcctaaaaactcatcaaaacaccaaagaaatgaccataagatttatcataggtcaaacaaggtcaaaggaccttggagaaaaaaattcagaatttttaaagacttaaaagtatttttaaacaattaaaaacaaacacaaaatcaattatATAATGAAAActattaataatgatccaaaaaataattttaattcaaaatatgaaagagaaaattatttgaaattatttggtgaaactctcatatttttggatgaatattaaaattaatatgaattaatgaaaataaaaggaataaaagaaaatcataaaatatcaaaaaaaaggtgagccacttgatctccctcattaattgaggtggcagatcaagtggctgaGCGCGTGCAATCTACCATGCACTTGAGTCAACTGAtcacacacgtggtaatcaacatgtacgctcaggattaaaacaaatcaacTGGATCCTATGGGTGGGAGGCGTGCTAACGCACCAccggagctgtaactccggtcttcttctcgGGGGAACCTCAacggactggtccaccctcaaccatcaccaaaataaaaaaggaggacatgatctgaaagaaaaaatggcgtagagcacgaatttgacctcaatttcaactaactccaaatatataaaaaaaatgagGAGTTGAgttttgaggtgtgtcaactgagttgcttcgatttgacctctaagcaactcaatcttcttgcctacattggtaggacttcagaaaaccaaagatccaagagaattgagtagaattgagtcagaaataaagagatgaagttttctgaaaattaccttcaatgatatgcagaacttgatgttgcttgcttcaaacacgatctgatcacacttgagaagctaacaggaagtgattggagaggttgcaagGTTGTGGATCatggagttcttgaatctccaacaattaagattcaaattcaaatttcaaattgaaatttctcaggttttcctttagaatgagagggtttcaatgggggagcaaagctggcgcgcaaggtgtgcttcaaatgagctcataagccttctatttatagcgaaagggaatgatatttgcacacttcaaaatctgtccaaaattggcaatgtgaatggcacgagtgcatgggcatgtacaagcccatgatgcaatgcaataaggtctaaaatgattcatgttgaagtctgaatgaagcttgaatgaCAAGGCAAGTTGAAATGAAGTTTGTACATTTAATTCTTACCAATGATGCAGCCCTGTCAAAGCCACACGCAGACCTAGCAATCTTCATCCAAAAcgcatgaacttgggttctttggaaatattggatcaaggggaacaagttttatgttcaacactttttcgtttggagcttggaacatggataattttgaggtggaagtttggaattTCAACATGTTTAAGAaatttctaagtgttaagccatatacttcaatattccaccttgcttaactttttatgtgagcttcaaatgagaaaagtgtattcatcaaagttgtagatatttcaaagaaattcaaaatagtcacaaatttaatgtcatttggatttataatgatagagttatgaatttttgaaatttggaaaaatcacttgttcaatggtataggtcaaagatgacctataatatatcctcatatcacatgctcataaaagttgacttagctctcactccaaacataaaagttgaagtatacatcttcaatttgattttgaaacatggaaatctttcatctcataaatgttgagcaagttatggccttgggaagtcgactttcaaattagggtttagacaaaatgacctataatgtttcaacatagaaaatgattttccaagccaaaatagatctaggtctcaacatgaaagttgtttggaatgtcatttagagtaaattttctcttggaataattttaatatggtgaaaagtgtaggagataggttctaaggagacccagttttgatcagatgaattcatttggccaaacaccatcaaccaacttgctaaccttcaattctattgactttcttggcttatggtagatcatatatgcataagatgattaattttgaagtgtaacttgagaaatttgatcaattggtgagatagcttgttggagaagttactcaagatacccagtcaaactagggtttccaaggcaaatcactttcaaactcttgaagaatacttgatcaatatatcatgtaggaataaatggaactcatatatgatgctcataaacattattggatcaattcatggttgtgctctttgtcatgagggtctcaaaccctagatatgaacttgataaatcaatgggatcatgccttacctacaaaagagttaggcagatgcaaagacatatttttggtattttggttagtaaaatgataatatacaagtatgatacaatcacatagtgcttggtgatctctcccaaaacaaacccaatgaaagaggggtaaggagaatgccaatgtatgatcccaatgctaatgcttatgatgaaatttcatgagggatcttagggtcaaaattagggtcttacactaaTCTGGCCAGGCCGGCGGATTATCAGTTGTTAGACGACATAATAAGGGCTATTGAGGGTTTCTCGGCCTTTGACATTGATGCCCGAGATCTTTGCTTGGTTCCGAACATGGTGctcccacagaagttcaaggtgCCAGACCTACTGAAGTACATAGGTCTAAGTTGTCCTCAGAATCACATCACGATGTACTGCACGAAGATGGCATCGTGTATTGACAATGACAACTTGctaatccactacttccaagatagtctgtctAGAGCTTCTATGgattggtatatgggattagaaCGTACTAAGATCATATCCTAGAGAGATCTATCCGAAGCGTTTCTAAAACAATACAAGTATAATCTCGATATGGCACCGACACGGTTGCAATTTTAGAATCAGGAACAAAAATCCAATGAGACCTTTAAGGAGTACGCTTAGTGCTGGCGTGAGATGGATTCCAGGGTCAGACTAGCTTTGTAAGATAACGAACTTGTTGACATCTTCATGGGTACGCTTCAAGGGCTATATTTTGAGAAGATGATTGGGAGTTCTTCTACAAATTTTATAAATATGGTAACTATCGATGAGTGTGTAGAGAATGGGCTGTAATCGGGGAAGATCACAGATACCACTGCTCCGCAAGCTACGAGTAAGAAGTCACACGGGGGCTTCACGAAAAAGAAGGAGGGGGAGACAAATGTTGTGACACCAAGTGTCCACCCCCAATATCAGTTTCCAAGGGCTCCCATACCGTACTATCCATATCCTTATGTCGCTGATGCTCAGTATCAACAACCGCCATGTCAGTATCAACTGTAGAAAAGCAATCAACAACCAGCACCTActcagaaaaatcaaaatcaaCAGTACAACAGCGACAACAAAGGCCAAGGCCGAGGTCAGAATAACATGAATAACTTTGGTAATCACCGTCAAATTGATAAAAATCCCGGTGCCATATGCTGAATTGGTATCGTACTTGATTCACGTAGGGGATATTGTACCAAAAGAAATCCCTACGACCTCTCCTCTTTTTCATCCTAAGCATAATCCTAATGCCTCGTGCACTTTCCATGTCGGGTATATAGGGCATTCTACAAAGGACTGTTGGACCCTCAAATACAAAATGCAAGACTTGATTAATCAAGAGATTTTGTTTTTCTCCGAGGAAAAGCCTAACATGAAAACGAACCCCTTTCCTAATCATGGCGGTTCAGCAGTCAATGCCATTATTGAAGAGGAAACAGCAGAATTTGTACTACCGACCGACGATGTGAAGACTCCGTCGTCAGTTGTGTTGAAGAGACTTGAACAGTTTGGGTTTCTAGCAGGTATACATGAAGATTGTGCAGTATGTGAATGTGATCTGGACAATTGTGACGAGTTAAGGGGTTGTGTGCAAGAGCTGATGGATCAAGGCTGATATAGTTCTCCAAGTCTAAGGCAATAGAAGAAGTTGCAGTAATCGAATCGATAACTATTGTGTATAGGAAGAAGAAGGTTGAAGCTCCTCCCAAGAGGATTCAGCCAATCCATTTTCGTGTTCCTAGTCCGTTTCCATATCAGAATACCAAGGCGATGCCTTGGAATTATGAGACAATAACATATGTGGGAGGAAAAGAAATTTGCATTCCTGTCATTGAGATCGCCAATATAACTGGAACGAGAGGCATGAAtcgcagtggtcgtgtattcaCTCCAAAATACACTCTTAGGGTGTCTCCATCACCCACAATTATCCCTCATAAAGAAAAGGTTCTTCCTACTACTCCTCCGCATGCAGGGGCAACTGTACCGACCACTCTGAACATGACAACTGTTCCAGCACCGACGAATGCTATTGCTAACAAAGTTGCAGAATCAGAAATGTCTAAAGGTAAAGGGTCGATGGTTGAAGACGAGCAAGTTGAAGATCACAAAAAGAGCATCACTTTTGAGGAAGGCCAAGAATTCCTCAAATTAATCAAAAAGAGTGATTTCAAGATCGTCGATCAATTGAAAtaaactccttccaaaatctctATTTTATCTTTACTGCTGAGTTCTTAGGCTCACCATAAAGCGTTGTTGAAAGTCTTGAATACCGCTCATGTGATGCAGGATATCACGGTCGATCAATTTGACGACGTGGTTGCGAATATCATAACCAATAGGTATTTAGGATTTAATGAAGCAGAATTACCTCCCGAGGGAAACACCGATAATAAAGCACTACACATTTCAGTCATGTGCACAAACTCTCTTCTATCTCGAGTCCTCGTCGACACTGGTTCTTCGCTAAATATAATTCCAAAAACTACATTAAGTCAATTGCAGTTTAAAGGGCCCGAGATAAGGACCAACACACTGATTGTTCGGGCTTTTGATGGTTCCCGAAGACAGGTTATTTGGGAAGTAGATCTGCCTATTTGTGTCGGACCTCACAACTTCAGCATTACCTTCCAAGTTATGGATATCAACCTAGCTTACAGTTGTCTGTTAGGTAGACCGTGGATCCATGTTGCAGGGGCAGTCACCTCTACGCTACACCAAAGGATGAAATTCTTGATTGATGACAAGCTGGTAATTGTGTGTGGTGAAGAAGACATATTGGTTAGTGAACTCTCGTCGTTCAGATATGTCGAGATAGATGAAGGAATTGTTGAGATTCCGCTCCACCGTTTAGAATTTGGAGAAGTCAGTTATACTACCACCAATCATGTTCAATCATCCGCCACCATCCTATCTTCAGTCAGAAGCGCCAAGCAGACTCTCGAGAAAGGCCCACTTTCTGGTTGGGGGTAGAGTTGTCAATGTGGCAGAGAAGCGTGACAGATTTGGCACCGGTTATCGTCCGTCAGCAAGCAAGGAAAGCCCAAAGAAGAAGCAGTTCAACCTGGTCAAATTCAGCAACACCGACTTTCAAAATGATCACACTGTGGGGGTCATCGGAGAATCCAGTGGCAGCAAACCAAAGACTCCCAGCCTTGTACGCAGATGTCCTCCAGGGTTCAAGCTCTCCAACTGGACAGCTTCCGTGATTCCTATCGTGTACTCGGAGAAAATataatgcattttgttttctcaATCCCGTGTCCCCGCCCGAGACAAGAGGATACCTTGTAAGGGCCTCCATGTTTAAAATTATTATGTGAATAAATAAAGAAAGTACTTTTTGCATGCCAAATTTGTGTTCCTTTTCTTTCagttatttttactttttcacccaaaaaaaaatgaaatggcaaaagATTTCTTTTTCTTCTTTCCACTTTATTAAAAAGCATACTAAAAATAAGCTCATCACATGCAGAGCAAATAAAACTATTGATTACAATATGGCAAGAATCAACTGTAAATATGGACTTCCAATCAACCAAGCTGAAGATgacagtgaggaagattgtgaataCCTGATGGACTAGCACGgcttcttgagcacgaagaaaaagAGATTCAGCCTTACAA includes:
- the LOC127137279 gene encoding uncharacterized protein LOC127137279 — protein: MQDLINQEILFFSEEKPNMKTNPFPNHGGSAVNAIIEEETAEFVLPTDDVKTPSSVVLKRLEQFGFLAGIHEDCAAIEEVAVIESITIVYRKKKVEAPPKRIQPIHFRVPSPFPYQNTKAMPWNYETITYVGGKEICIPVIEIANITGTRGMNRSGRVFTPKYTLRVSPSPTIIPHKEKVLPTTPPHAGATVPTTLNMTTVPAPTNAIANKVAESEMSKGKGSMVEDEQDITVDQFDDVVANIITNRYLGFNEAELPPEGNTDNKALHISVMCTNSLLSRVLVDTGSSLNIIPKTTLSQLQFKGPEIRTNTLIVRAFDGSRRQVIWEVDLPICVGPHNFSITFQVMDINLAYSCLLGRPWIHVAGAVTSTLHQRMKFLIDDKLVIVCGEEDILVSELSSFRYVEIDEGIVEIPLHRLEFGEVSYTTTNHVQSSATILSSVRSAKQTLEKGPLSGWG